One window of the Chryseobacterium sp. CY350 genome contains the following:
- a CDS encoding flavin reductase family protein, translated as MQTAVSPRPIALASTVDKDGNSNLSPFSFFNMFSTVPPILIFSPSRRVRDNTTKHTLENVLEVPEVVIGTVNFPIVQQISLASTEYGDDVNEFIKSGLTMKDADLVKPKLIEECPVNFECKVLEIKSLGDQGGAGNLVICEVKKIHIREEYLNEEGNLDQAKLDMVARLGGNWYSRNNENNLFEVPKPLVTKGIGFDLLPDAIKYSKVFTGNDLGMLANVEVLPSENCHDDENVHLDAQKLLLENRIEEAWKLLVK; from the coding sequence ATGCAGACAGCCGTTTCACCACGGCCAATTGCGTTGGCTTCAACCGTGGACAAAGATGGAAACAGCAATTTATCGCCGTTCAGTTTTTTTAATATGTTCAGTACCGTTCCACCTATTTTGATTTTTTCACCATCAAGAAGAGTTCGTGACAATACGACCAAACATACTTTGGAGAATGTTTTGGAAGTTCCTGAAGTTGTGATCGGAACCGTAAATTTCCCAATCGTACAGCAGATTTCTTTGGCTTCCACTGAATATGGAGATGATGTGAATGAATTTATCAAATCTGGATTGACGATGAAAGATGCTGATTTGGTAAAACCAAAATTGATTGAAGAATGTCCTGTAAATTTTGAATGCAAAGTTTTAGAAATAAAATCTTTGGGAGATCAAGGTGGCGCAGGAAATCTGGTAATTTGTGAAGTAAAAAAAATTCATATACGGGAAGAATACTTGAATGAGGAAGGAAATTTAGACCAGGCAAAATTAGATATGGTTGCACGTTTGGGCGGAAATTGGTATTCCAGAAATAATGAGAACAATCTTTTTGAAGTTCCCAAACCATTGGTCACAAAAGGAATTGGCTTTGATCTTCTTCCTGATGCCATAAAATACAGCAAAGTATTTACGGGAAACGATTTGGGAATGCTGGCAAATGTGGAAGTTTTACCTTCAGAAAACTGTCATGATGATGAAAATGTACATCTTGACGCACAAAAGTTGCTATTGGAAAACAGGATTGAGGAAGCGTGGAAACTTTTGGTGAAATAA
- the hppD gene encoding 4-hydroxyphenylpyruvate dioxygenase, translating to MSTLTFAEKIAQAENFLPINGTDYIEFYVGNAKQAAHYYKTAFGFQSVAYAGPETGVRDRASYVLQQGKIRLILTTGLKSDSPVSEHVKKHGDGVKILALWVDDAYSAFEETTKRGGKPYMEPVTLNDEHGEVRMSGIYTYGETVHMFIERKNYTGPFMPGFQKWESDYKPEEAGLLYVDHCVGNVDWDRMIPTVEWYEKVMGFVNILSFDDKQINTEYSALMSKVMSNGNGFAKFPINEPAEGKKKSQVEEYLDFYEGEGVQHIAVATKDIIHTVTELKKRGVEFLSPPPEAYYNMVPDRVGHIDEDIKKLQELGILIDHDEEGYLLQIFTKPVEDRPTLFFEIIERHGAQSFGAGNFKALFEALEREQEKRGNL from the coding sequence ATGTCAACACTTACATTTGCCGAAAAAATTGCTCAGGCTGAGAATTTTTTGCCGATCAACGGTACAGATTATATTGAGTTTTATGTAGGCAACGCAAAGCAGGCTGCACATTATTACAAAACCGCTTTTGGTTTTCAGTCTGTCGCTTATGCAGGACCCGAAACCGGAGTTAGGGATCGTGCTTCTTACGTTTTACAGCAAGGAAAAATTAGATTGATTTTAACTACAGGCCTTAAATCTGACTCGCCGGTAAGCGAACACGTAAAAAAACATGGTGATGGAGTGAAAATTCTTGCACTTTGGGTTGATGATGCATATTCTGCATTTGAAGAGACCACAAAGAGAGGTGGAAAACCGTATATGGAGCCTGTAACTTTAAACGACGAACACGGTGAAGTAAGAATGTCCGGAATATACACTTACGGAGAAACCGTGCATATGTTCATCGAAAGAAAAAATTACACAGGTCCGTTCATGCCAGGTTTTCAAAAGTGGGAAAGTGACTACAAACCTGAGGAAGCAGGCTTATTATACGTTGACCATTGCGTAGGAAATGTTGACTGGGACAGAATGATCCCAACCGTTGAATGGTACGAAAAAGTAATGGGATTTGTGAATATTCTTTCCTTTGACGACAAACAGATCAACACAGAATATTCGGCTTTGATGTCTAAAGTGATGTCTAACGGAAACGGTTTTGCAAAATTCCCGATTAACGAGCCGGCTGAAGGAAAGAAGAAATCTCAGGTAGAAGAATATCTTGATTTCTATGAAGGAGAAGGTGTACAGCATATCGCCGTTGCCACAAAAGACATCATCCACACAGTTACTGAGCTTAAAAAGCGTGGTGTAGAATTTCTTTCTCCTCCACCGGAAGCATATTACAACATGGTTCCCGATAGAGTTGGCCATATAGACGAAGATATTAAGAAACTTCAAGAACTTGGTATTTTAATTGATCATGATGAAGAAGGTTATTTACTTCAGATTTTTACAAAGCCAGTAGAAGACCGCCCTACTCTTTTCTTTGAAATTATTGAGAGACATGGTGCGCAGAGTTTTGGCGCTGGTAACTTCAAAGCTCTTTTTGAGGCTCTAGAAAGAGAACAGGAAAAAAGAGGAAATCTTTAA
- a CDS encoding HipA family kinase — translation MLDLRTVTVMRYILPLREGGSLPALAEADDDFKYVLKFRGAGHGVKMLISELLGGKITEILGLKIPELVFANLDVDFGRTEADEEIQDLLKNSEGLNLGLHYLSESIAFDSSIKVDPLLASKIVWLDAFITNIDRTFKNTNLLMWHKELWVIDNGASFYFHHSWQNFDTAAKTPFKYVKDHVLLPQATKLDEADQFAHEILNDSVFRDIVNLIPEDWLQWEDAEENADEIREVYFNFMKTRLENSQIFLKEAKNARG, via the coding sequence ATGTTGGATTTACGAACGGTTACAGTAATGCGCTATATTCTCCCGCTGCGCGAAGGTGGCTCACTTCCTGCTTTGGCAGAGGCCGATGATGATTTTAAATATGTTCTGAAATTTCGTGGTGCAGGTCACGGAGTTAAAATGTTGATTTCTGAATTGCTGGGCGGTAAAATTACCGAGATTTTGGGCTTAAAAATTCCGGAATTAGTTTTTGCAAATCTGGATGTGGATTTTGGACGGACGGAAGCTGATGAAGAAATTCAGGATTTACTTAAAAACTCAGAAGGTTTAAATCTGGGTTTGCATTACTTGTCAGAATCCATTGCTTTTGATTCAAGTATTAAAGTTGATCCTCTTTTGGCTTCAAAAATTGTCTGGCTAGATGCTTTTATTACCAATATCGACCGTACTTTTAAAAACACCAATCTTTTGATGTGGCATAAAGAACTGTGGGTCATTGACAATGGCGCCTCTTTTTACTTTCATCATTCGTGGCAAAATTTTGACACGGCGGCAAAAACTCCGTTTAAATATGTAAAAGATCACGTTCTTCTTCCTCAGGCAACAAAATTGGATGAAGCTGATCAATTTGCTCATGAAATTTTAAATGATTCTGTTTTCAGAGACATTGTCAATCTTATCCCGGAAGACTGGTTGCAATGGGAAGATGCCGAAGAAAATGCAGACGAAATTCGTGAAGTGTATTTTAATTTTATGAAAACGCGATTGGAAAACTCTCAAATCTTTTTAAAAGAAGCCAAAAATGCTAGAGGATAA
- a CDS encoding alpha/beta hydrolase family protein: MEIIKEQNIVIQNPETKDFLADAFYIKTDKKLPLVIFIHGYKGYKDWGAWNLMAEKIAEAGFYFVKFNFSYNGTTLVNPTEFDDLKAFGENNYSKELSDLGLVIDHFSKNPQVDAEKIILMGHSRGGAISIVKTCEDIRINGLITLASVDSLDRFPKDDGLEEWKKKGVYYIENARTKQEMPHYYQFYEDFKNNEHRFDVERSMEMAKAHVLIIHGTKDEGVSVKNAEHLHVLNPNSELFLIESGNHVFGAKEPWEEKFLPEDLNKVVEKCIDFLNDKIVHE; encoded by the coding sequence ATGGAAATCATAAAAGAGCAAAATATCGTCATTCAAAATCCTGAAACCAAAGATTTTCTTGCCGACGCATTTTATATTAAAACTGATAAAAAATTGCCATTGGTAATTTTTATCCACGGTTATAAAGGCTACAAAGATTGGGGTGCGTGGAATTTGATGGCAGAAAAAATTGCTGAAGCAGGTTTTTATTTTGTTAAATTTAATTTCTCATACAACGGAACAACTTTAGTAAATCCGACAGAATTTGATGATCTTAAAGCTTTCGGTGAAAATAATTACTCAAAAGAATTGTCAGATTTGGGACTGGTGATTGATCATTTTAGCAAGAATCCGCAAGTAGATGCAGAAAAAATAATTTTGATGGGTCACAGTCGGGGAGGAGCGATTTCTATTGTGAAAACCTGTGAAGATATTAGAATTAATGGCTTAATTACTTTGGCAAGTGTAGATTCTTTAGATCGATTTCCGAAGGATGATGGTCTTGAAGAATGGAAAAAGAAAGGAGTTTATTACATCGAAAATGCAAGAACAAAACAGGAAATGCCGCACTATTATCAGTTTTATGAAGACTTTAAAAATAATGAACATCGTTTTGATGTAGAGCGCTCAATGGAGATGGCAAAAGCTCATGTTTTGATTATTCACGGGACAAAAGATGAAGGAGTAAGTGTGAAGAATGCTGAACACCTTCATGTTTTGAACCCTAATTCTGAGTTGTTTTTAATTGAAAGCGGAAATCACGTTTTTGGAGCAAAAGAGCCGTGGGAAGAAAAATTTTTACCGGAAGATTTGAATAAAGTAGTTGAGAAATGCATTGATTTTCTGAATGATAAAATAGTGCATGAATAA
- the fahA gene encoding fumarylacetoacetase, with amino-acid sequence MKSFVEYNSESDFSIHNIPFGVAVFNKEFIACCTRIGDQVVDLALLYDLSYFEEIAGLDDNVFEAYTLNEFIELGKPVTNAVRLRIQELLQEGSTLAKDEKTIEDAFYDLDQVKMIMPVHIPNYTDFYSSIEHATNVGKMFRDPANALLPNWKHLPVGYHGRASSIVVSGTEINRPKGQMKPADAEKPVFGPCKQLDFELEMAFIINQNTEMGESVSTKDAENAIFGMVVFNDWSARDIQSWEYVPLGPFLAKNFGSSISPWVVTLEALEPFKTTSPTQDPEVLDYLKFEGDKNYDINLEVYIQPENGEENLISESNYKHMYWNMTQQLAHHTVNGCNLEVGDMYASGTISGSDPKSFGSMLELTWRGQNPITLTNGQERKFIEDNDTVTMKAWAEKDGVRVGFGEVSGKIIPTK; translated from the coding sequence ATGAAATCATTTGTAGAATACAATTCAGAATCAGATTTTTCTATTCACAACATTCCGTTCGGGGTTGCTGTTTTTAATAAAGAATTTATCGCTTGTTGTACAAGAATTGGCGATCAGGTTGTAGATCTGGCACTTTTGTACGATTTATCTTATTTTGAAGAAATTGCTGGTTTAGACGATAATGTTTTCGAAGCATATACTTTAAATGAATTTATTGAATTGGGAAAACCGGTAACCAACGCCGTACGTTTAAGAATTCAGGAATTGTTGCAAGAAGGTTCTACATTAGCTAAAGATGAAAAAACGATAGAAGATGCATTCTACGATTTGGATCAGGTAAAAATGATTATGCCTGTGCATATTCCGAATTACACAGATTTTTACAGCAGCATTGAGCACGCCACAAATGTCGGAAAAATGTTCCGCGATCCCGCAAATGCTTTGCTACCAAACTGGAAACATCTGCCTGTCGGTTATCACGGTAGAGCGTCATCAATTGTTGTTTCAGGAACAGAAATTAACCGCCCGAAAGGTCAGATGAAACCTGCAGATGCAGAAAAGCCGGTTTTTGGACCTTGCAAACAGCTGGATTTCGAATTAGAAATGGCTTTCATTATCAATCAAAATACCGAAATGGGCGAAAGCGTTTCTACTAAAGATGCTGAAAATGCAATTTTCGGAATGGTGGTTTTCAATGATTGGTCAGCGAGAGATATTCAGTCTTGGGAATACGTTCCATTAGGACCGTTTTTAGCTAAAAATTTCGGTTCATCAATTTCGCCTTGGGTAGTAACACTTGAAGCACTTGAACCATTTAAAACAACTTCTCCAACACAGGATCCCGAGGTTTTAGATTATTTAAAATTTGAAGGAGATAAAAATTACGATATCAATCTTGAAGTTTACATACAGCCAGAAAACGGTGAAGAAAACCTTATTTCTGAAAGCAATTACAAACATATGTATTGGAATATGACTCAGCAGTTGGCTCATCACACAGTAAATGGCTGTAATCTTGAGGTTGGAGATATGTATGCGAGCGGAACAATCTCAGGAAGTGATCCAAAATCTTTTGGTTCTATGCTGGAATTAACTTGGAGAGGTCAAAACCCAATCACATTGACCAACGGACAGGAAAGGAAATTCATCGAAGATAATGACACCGTGACCATGAAAGCCTGGGCAGAAAAAGATGGAGTGAGAGTTGGTTTCGGGGAGGTTTCAGGTAAAATTATTCCAACTAAATAA